Proteins found in one Scylla paramamosain isolate STU-SP2022 chromosome 44, ASM3559412v1, whole genome shotgun sequence genomic segment:
- the LOC135094152 gene encoding cytochrome c oxidase subunit 6A, mitochondrial-like — translation MAASLTSLARRTISTSLRNYAASGAAHGHEGGTKQWKMVSLLVAMPAIALCMFNAFSGDHDHPPEFVPYEHLRLRTKRFPWGDGNKSLFHNPHVNALPDGYEEH, via the exons ATGGctgcctctctcacctcccttgcCCGGCGCACCATTTCCACCTCCCTGCGGAACTATGCCGCCTCTGGAGCCGCCCACGGCCACGAAG GTGGAACCAAGCAGTGGAAGATGGTGTCCCTGCTGGTAGCCATGCCCGCCATCGCCCTCTGCATGTTCAACGCTTTCTCCGGCGACCATGACCACCCTCCAGAGTTTGTCCCCTACGAGCACCTCCGTCTGCGCACCAAG AGGTTCCCATGGGGCGATGGCAACAAGTCCCTCTTCCACAACCCCCACGTCAATGCTCTTCCCGACGGCTACGAAGAGCATTAA
- the LOC135094151 gene encoding ADP-ribosylation factor-like protein 8B-A, with protein sequence MLALINRILDWFKSLFWKEEMELTLVGLQYSGKTTFVNVIASGQFSEDMIPTVGFNMRKITKGNVTIKVWDIGGQPRFRSMWERYCRGVNAIVYMVDAADPEKIEASRNELHNLLDKPQLAGIPVLVLGNKRDLPNALDEKGLIERMNLSAIQDREICCYSISCKEKDNIDITLQWLISHSKSGGR encoded by the exons ATGCTGGCGCTAATTAACCGAATATTAGACTGGTTCAAGAGTCTCTTctggaaggaggagatggaactGACTCTTGTAGGCCTCCAGTACTCCGGCAAAACCAcctttgttaatgttattgcg TCAGGACAGTTCAGTGAGGACATGATCCCCACGGTGGGCTTCAACATGCGCAAGATCACCAAGGGCAATGTGACCATCAAAGTGTGGGACATCGGTGGCCAGCCACGCTTCAGGTCCATGTGGGAACGATACTGTCGAGGGGTCAACGCAATTGT ATACATGGTAGACGCTGCAGACCCGGAAAAGATAGAAGCATCGCGGAATGAACTGCATAACCTTCTGGACAAACCTCAACTGGCTGGCATCCCTGTCCTGGTGCTGGGAAACAAACGTGACCTTCCAAATGCACTTGACGAAAAGGGACTGATTGAGAGGAT GAACTTGTCGGCCATCCAGGACCGGGAAATCTGCTGTTACTCCATATCTTGTAAGGAAAAGGACAACATTGACATCACTCTTCAGTGGCTCATCTCTCACTCTAAGTCTGGCGGCCGCTAA